In Sulfuriferula plumbiphila, the genomic window GCGCCAGTGCGGGCAACAGGCAGAAGAGTGCGATGACGCGGTGCAGCGCGCGCATGGCTATTTGTCCAGCGCTTCTTTTTCCATCAACAGATAGGTATTGTAGGCGTTGGGGCGGTTGGCCTGCGCGAAAGCAGGCAGTTTGGCGTATTTGGACCAGTCGGTGCGTGCGTAGGCTTCGTCGAATGGCACCAGATCGCGTACTGCTTTACCCATTTCGGCGCGCACATAATTGAGATAATCGCGGGTCAGGGTCAGGTCAGCCAGCGGCGCAGTGGAAACCGCGCCATGCCCCGGCACCAGTACGCGCGGCTTCAATGCGATGAGCTTGTTGAGCGAGGCCAGCCAGGCTTTGCTGTCGGCGTCGCCGACGAACGGCACGCGGCCTTTGAATACCAGGTCGCCCGCGTACAGCACGCCATCTTCCTGCACCAGCATGGCCATGTCCTCGGCAGAGTGCGCCGGGCCGACATAACGCAATGCAAAATGGATGCCGCCCATGTCGAAATCGGTATCGCCGTCCAGCCATTTGTCAGCAGGGGTGAGATGCGTATTTTCGTCCACCCACGGGAACAGCACTTCCTTGCGCTGCGCCAGGCGATCGGCGGCGGCCTCGGTATTGACCGCGCCCTGGCCGTTTTTATGCGCCCACACTTCCGCGCCCAGCGCCTTGAATACCTGGGTGCCGTAATAGTGGTCGGCATGGTAGTGGCTGATGATGACGCGTTTGATCGGCTGCCTGGTGATCTTGTGGATTTGTTTGACCATCTCGGCCGCCAGCGATGGTGTGCCCAGCGTATCGAATACCACCACTCCGGCCGGAGTGACGACAAATCCGGCGTTGGACATGTAGCCCTCGTTGGCAGAAGAGGCGGCGCCGGATAGCCCCTGCACGTAGTAGCTATGGGCACCCACTTTGATCGGTGTGACCTTGACGCCGACAGCGGCGTATTCCGCACCATGGGCGAATGAAACCAGACAGGCCAGGAATATCGCGACGAGTGTTTTCATGGGTGTGCCCTCCTTGTATTATCGTGTTTCCTGGGCATTGTACGCGCGACAGTCGGCGCTGCGGTATGGTATCTTCACAGCGTCGTAGACAGGCTCATTGAGGACAGATTTTGATCAAGAAGAATTGGCTGCCTTTCGTGCTGGCGTTCGTGCTGCCGATCGTGCTGGTGTTCTGGTGGTGGGGCGGATTCAACCGGGCGACGATCGGGCAGACGGTGTCAGGCCCCTATCATTATGTCTACGCCGAACACACCGGCGACTACGGCAAGATACCCGACATCCAGATCAAGGTTGCCGATGCGCTGCGCGCCCAGGGCATCACGCCGGGTGCGCCCATCGCCATTCTCTACGACGATCCGCGCACCACGCCCAAAAGCCGGCAGCGTGCGCGCGTCGGCTATTTGTTGGCACCGGGTGTGTCCATCAAGGCGCCGCTGCAAGTGGGTGACATTGCTGCGCGCCCGGTGCTCGCGGCGCGCGTGCAGGCCAGCATGTTGCTGGCACCCAGCACTGCCTACCAGGCATTGCACGATTACCTCAAGACCAGCGGCCAGGATATCCGCATGCCCACGGTGGAGATTTATGTGCCGGGAAAATCCATCAACCAGATGGGTATTCTCACCGTGGAAATGCCAATTTAACCGGCAGGCGGCGCGATGACCTTCTTCTCACTGCTCGCCGCCCTGCTGCTCGAACATTTCCGGCCGCTCGGCCACCCGCTGCCGCATTACCAGGCGTTTTGGCGCTACGCCCAATACATCGAGCGCCAGCTCAACACCGGGCAATATCAGCATGGCGTGCTTGCCTGGCTGGTGGCGGTGTTGCCCGTCCTGATTACGGTTGGCGTGGTGTATTTCCTGCTGGGTGCGGCAAGTCCGCTGCTGGCCTGGGCGTGGAGCGCGCTGGTGGTGTATGTGACGCTGGGCTTCAAGTATTTCAGCAAAATCAGCGCGCGCATCGCGCGCGCGCTGGAAGCGGGCGACCTGGACACTGCGCGTAACGCATTGGCCGAATGGCGCGGCCTGGATGCCAGCATGCTGAATGCCGACGATATCGCCCGGCTCGCCACCGAACGCACCCTGGAGAGCGCGCATCGGCAGATGTTCGGAGTGATTGTGTGCTTTGTATTGCTGTCGCCGCTGGGGCCGGTGGGTGCGGTACTGTATCGCCTGGCCTCGATTCTCGGGCGCAAGTGGGGCAGTGCGGGCAGTGCCGGACAGTTTGGTGAATTTGCCGCACGTGTGTATTACTGGATTAACTGGATTCCGGCACGGCTCACCGCACTGAGCTTTGCCGTGGCGGGTGATTTCGAGGATGCCATGTATTGCTGGCGTACCCAGGCGCAGGACTGGCCTGATGCCAGCGAAGGGATCGTGCTGGCCAGCGGCGCCGGCGCACTCGGGGTGCGCCTGGGGCTGGCGATCAGCGCTGCGGGCGGGCGGCTGCAGCGTCCCGAGCTCGGCCTCGGCGACAGCGCCGATGCGCAATACCTGGGCAGCGCGGTGAGCCTGAGCTGGCGCGTACTCGGGCTGTGGCTTCTGACATTGCTGCTGATTACACTGGCCAAGCTGGCGGGATAAATTTTGCTGAACGCAATCTGGGTCGGTTTTTTTCTCATTGCGTTTGTCTTCGCTGCCGTCAACCTGGTGTTTTTCGGCCATGCCGACAGTTTTGCGCTGGTGATGAAAGCGGCCTTCGACGCGGCAAAAAACGGCTTCGAAATCGCCCTGGGGCTGACCGGTGTGATGGCGTTGTGGCTGGGCGTGATGCGGGTGGGCGAGCGTGCCGGTTTTTTGCAAGGGCTGACCTGGCTGATGGCACCGCTGTTTCAGCGCCTGTTCCCCGACGTGCCGCGCAACCACCCTGCGCTGGGTGCCATCACCATGAACATGGCGGCCAACATGCTGGGGCTGGACAATGCCGCCACGCCGATCGGCATCAAGGCCATGCAGGAATTGCAGACCCTCAACCCGGACAAGAAAACCGCTTCGGACGCGCAGATTCTGTTTCTGGTGATCAATGCGTCCTCGGTTACGCTGCTGCCGGTGACCATCTTCACTTATCGCGCCCAGGCCGGGGCGCACGACCCCACTGATGTGTTCATTCCCATCCTCATCGCGACTTATTGCTCGACCATGGCTGGCTTGCTGGCGACGGCGTTTTACCAGCGTATCAACCTGCTTGATCGTGTAGTGCTGGCTTATCTTGCCGCAATCAGTGCAGCGGTGTTCGGCCTGGTGGCGTATTTCGCGCAATTGCCGGCGGCGCAGATGCTGCACCAGTCGGCGCTGGTGAGTAACGTGCTGTTGTTCGGCCTGGTCACGCTGTTTATCGGCGGCGCGGCGGTCAAGCGCGTCAATGCCTACGAAGCGTTTATCGAGGGCGCCAGGGATGGTTTCCATACCGCCGTCACCATTATCCCGTATCTTGTTGCGATGCTGGTGGCGATTGCCGTATTGCGCGCCAGCGGCGCGCTGGATTTGCTGATGAATGGCGTGCGCAGCGGCGTGGCAATGCTGGGCTGGGACACCCGCTTCGTCGATGCGCTGCCGACCGCGCTGATGAAGCCGCTGTCCGGCAGCGGTGCGCGCGCGATGATGATCGATACCATGCACAGCTTCGGCGCGGATTCTTTCGCCGGGCGGCTCGCTTCCGTGATCCAGGGTAGTACCGAAACCACTTTTTATGTGCTCGCCGTGTATTTCGGTGCGGTCGGCATCCAGCGCGTACGCCATGCCATTGTCTGCGGCTTGTTGGCGGATCTGGGCGGGCTGGTCGCGGCGATTGCAGTGACGTATCTGTTTTTTGGGTAATGCGCTTTGCCACGGGGAACACCGGGAGCACAG contains:
- a CDS encoding MBL fold metallo-hydrolase, giving the protein MKTLVAIFLACLVSFAHGAEYAAVGVKVTPIKVGAHSYYVQGLSGAASSANEGYMSNAGFVVTPAGVVVFDTLGTPSLAAEMVKQIHKITRQPIKRVIISHYHADHYYGTQVFKALGAEVWAHKNGQGAVNTEAAADRLAQRKEVLFPWVDENTHLTPADKWLDGDTDFDMGGIHFALRYVGPAHSAEDMAMLVQEDGVLYAGDLVFKGRVPFVGDADSKAWLASLNKLIALKPRVLVPGHGAVSTAPLADLTLTRDYLNYVRAEMGKAVRDLVPFDEAYARTDWSKYAKLPAFAQANRPNAYNTYLLMEKEALDK
- a CDS encoding GyrI-like domain-containing protein; this encodes MIKKNWLPFVLAFVLPIVLVFWWWGGFNRATIGQTVSGPYHYVYAEHTGDYGKIPDIQIKVADALRAQGITPGAPIAILYDDPRTTPKSRQRARVGYLLAPGVSIKAPLQVGDIAARPVLAARVQASMLLAPSTAYQALHDYLKTSGQDIRMPTVEIYVPGKSINQMGILTVEMPI
- a CDS encoding CobD/CbiB family protein, which gives rise to MTFFSLLAALLLEHFRPLGHPLPHYQAFWRYAQYIERQLNTGQYQHGVLAWLVAVLPVLITVGVVYFLLGAASPLLAWAWSALVVYVTLGFKYFSKISARIARALEAGDLDTARNALAEWRGLDASMLNADDIARLATERTLESAHRQMFGVIVCFVLLSPLGPVGAVLYRLASILGRKWGSAGSAGQFGEFAARVYYWINWIPARLTALSFAVAGDFEDAMYCWRTQAQDWPDASEGIVLASGAGALGVRLGLAISAAGGRLQRPELGLGDSADAQYLGSAVSLSWRVLGLWLLTLLLITLAKLAG
- a CDS encoding nucleoside recognition domain-containing protein, encoding MLNAIWVGFFLIAFVFAAVNLVFFGHADSFALVMKAAFDAAKNGFEIALGLTGVMALWLGVMRVGERAGFLQGLTWLMAPLFQRLFPDVPRNHPALGAITMNMAANMLGLDNAATPIGIKAMQELQTLNPDKKTASDAQILFLVINASSVTLLPVTIFTYRAQAGAHDPTDVFIPILIATYCSTMAGLLATAFYQRINLLDRVVLAYLAAISAAVFGLVAYFAQLPAAQMLHQSALVSNVLLFGLVTLFIGGAAVKRVNAYEAFIEGARDGFHTAVTIIPYLVAMLVAIAVLRASGALDLLMNGVRSGVAMLGWDTRFVDALPTALMKPLSGSGARAMMIDTMHSFGADSFAGRLASVIQGSTETTFYVLAVYFGAVGIQRVRHAIVCGLLADLGGLVAAIAVTYLFFG